Proteins encoded together in one Staphylococcus aureus window:
- a CDS encoding DUF5079 family protein has translation MTTKENIDILRKPGAQALSLASLFMILFSCLTFFFGLDYERFPNYLKITTIIELIIIIISLLQWIRFIDFEKESVQKYKKIYARFLVIINVLTTITAVFATCNLYYFVAVQNHYDLFNYWLMGTISIIISYLLLVIGGMFTLLKLPKVTKRWGGKTKTHFGLLLTALSAFIYIERIIEYILVPNVVESKFVIMVSIIIIACTQFVAFQFIMQYSRFYIFELNTEDDD, from the coding sequence ATGACTACTAAGGAAAATATAGACATTCTTCGAAAGCCAGGTGCACAAGCCTTAAGTTTAGCATCATTATTTATGATACTTTTTTCATGTCTAACTTTCTTTTTTGGTTTAGATTATGAAAGGTTTCCAAATTATTTAAAGATAACGACAATTATAGAATTAATAATTATCATAATTAGTTTACTTCAATGGATTAGATTTATAGATTTCGAAAAGGAAAGCGTACAGAAATATAAGAAAATATATGCCCGATTTTTAGTTATTATAAATGTGCTAACTACTATCACCGCAGTATTTGCAACATGTAACCTTTATTATTTTGTTGCTGTACAAAATCATTATGACCTATTCAATTATTGGTTGATGGGTACGATTTCAATCATAATTAGTTATTTGTTATTAGTAATTGGCGGAATGTTCACGTTATTAAAATTACCTAAAGTAACAAAACGTTGGGGTGGTAAAACTAAAACACATTTCGGTTTATTATTAACCGCGTTGAGCGCATTTATATATATTGAAAGAATTATCGAATATATATTGGTGCCCAATGTCGTAGAATCCAAGTTTGTCATAATGGTAAGTATCATTATTATTGCTTGTACACAATTTGTGGCATTTCAATTTATTATGCAATACAGTAGATTCTATATTTTTGAATTAAACACTGAAGATGATGACTAA
- a CDS encoding TIGR01741 family protein — protein MTFEEKLSEIYNKIANEISGMIPVEWDQVFTIAYVNDRGGEIVFNYTKPGSDELNYYTYIPREYNVSEKVFYDLWTDLYRLFKKLRNAFKEEDLEPWTSCEFDFTRDGKLNVVFDYVDWMNSEFGPIAKENYYMYKKFGVLPETEYEINKVKEIDQYVKEQDEAEL, from the coding sequence ATGACTTTCGAAGAAAAACTAAGTGAAATATACAACAAGATTGCGAATGAGATTAGTGGGATGATACCAGTAGAATGGGACCAAGTATTTACGATAGCTTATGTAAATGATAGAGGTGGAGAGATCGTTTTTAATTATACTAAACCAGGTAGCGATGAATTGAATTATTACACATATATCCCTAGAGAGTATAATGTCTCTGAAAAAGTATTTTATGATTTGTGGACGGATTTATATAGATTGTTTAAGAAGTTAAGAAACGCATTTAAAGAAGAAGATTTAGAACCATGGACATCATGTGAATTTGACTTTACAAGAGATGGTAAATTGAATGTTGTATTTGATTATGTTGATTGGATGAATTCAGAATTTGGTCCAATAGCAAAAGAAAATTATTATATGTACAAAAAGTTTGGTGTTTTACCAGAAACGGAATATGAAATTAATAAAGTTAAAGAAATCGATCAATATGTTAAAGAGCAAGATGAAGCTGAACTATAG
- a CDS encoding TIGR01741 family protein, producing the protein MTFEEKLSQMYNKIASEISGMIPVEWEQVFTIAYVTDQAGEVIFNYTKPGSDELNYYSDIPKDCNVSKDIFKNSWFKVYRMFDELRETFKEEELEPWTSCEFDFTRDGKLNVSFDYIDWVNSEFGPMGREHYYMYKKFGIWPEKEYAINWVEKIKDYVKEQDEAEL; encoded by the coding sequence ATGACTTTCGAAGAGAAACTAAGTCAAATGTACAATAAAATTGCAAGTGAGATCAGTGGAATGATACCAGTAGAATGGGAGCAAGTATTTACAATAGCTTATGTAACTGATCAAGCTGGGGAAGTCATTTTTAATTATACTAAACCAGGTAGTGATGAATTAAATTATTATTCAGACATACCTAAAGATTGCAATGTCTCAAAAGATATTTTTAAGAATTCATGGTTTAAAGTTTATCGAATGTTTGATGAGTTAAGAGAAACTTTTAAAGAAGAAGAGCTTGAACCATGGACATCATGCGAATTTGACTTTACAAGAGATGGCAAATTGAATGTATCTTTTGATTATATTGATTGGGTGAATTCAGAATTTGGACCAATGGGAAGAGAACATTATTATATGTATAAAAAATTTGGAATTTGGCCTGAAAAAGAATATGCCATAAATTGGGTTGAAAAAATAAAAGATTATGTTAAAGAGCAAGATGAAGCTGAACTATAG